Proteins encoded in a region of the Desulfovibrio sp. X2 genome:
- a CDS encoding Flp family type IVb pilin, translating to MKTIMKLIRNDEGATALEYGLIAALIAAAIVTAVTTLGTNVSNTFNQIASKMSVTPAS from the coding sequence ATGAAGACCATCATGAAGCTGATCCGCAACGACGAAGGCGCCACCGCTCTTGAGTACGGCCTGATCGCCGCCCTGATCGCCGCCGCCATCGTGACCGCCGTCACCACCCTGGGCACCAACGTGTCCAACACCTTCAACCAGATCGCGAGCAAGATGAGCGTCACGCCCGCCAGCTAG